A genomic window from Salvia splendens isolate huo1 chromosome 11, SspV2, whole genome shotgun sequence includes:
- the LOC121754539 gene encoding uncharacterized protein LOC121754539 translates to MVEVDRLVREVEARTANMKSAEEGQEERLRVARQLLNELGNVGAVGAINQEAGEAVDESMAVEDSRQRAEKKRKRKETVPPPPKKMRPASRGIVIANIDQPAPPQQGVEGSNTEEREPRWACISRRQQRRPTTPPAAEHAKQTVVLTTDLLRQMLVFENPKWNEGVHHRVTATKLMKAGKRLHQPALETIRVEEKFTQYITGIGFEWLLEIEDTFVPEDLAKEFFTSFRKYKVGGQAEVLERLSDGKLHFISKARKEKRAEQQETRREELEEARHEKRRKPTDRPASPDRQLRQRLELLTVAEPEEAAHATNEWRLRMEQMMMQLVENSQAQLVAQAKVLQAVRQLTLAMQPTPPSTSSPPPRSPTSSRPPSASPNQPHRKP, encoded by the exons ATGGTGGAAGTCGACAGGTTGGTGAGGGAAGTGGAGGCCCGGACGGCCAACATGAAGAGTGCAGAGGAAGGGCAGGAGGAAAGACTCCGTGTAGCGCGGCAGTTGTTGAATGAGCTGGGGAACGTAGGAGCCGTTGGGGCGATAAACCAGGAGGCCGGAGAGGCCGTGGATGAAAGTATGGCTGTTGAGGACAGCCGCCAGAGagctgagaagaaaaggaagaggAAGGAGACTGTTCCTCCTCCCCCGAAGAAGATGCGCCCCGCATCCCGGGGCATCGTTATTGCTAATATAGACCAACCAGCCCCTCCACAACAAGGAGTTGAGGGCAGCAACACAGAGGAGAGAGAGCCCCGGTGGGCCTGTATTTCCCGCAGGCAACAAAGAAGGCCTACAACACCCCCCGCTGCTGAACATGCCAAACAAACTGTGGTGTTGACCACGGACCTCCTCCGGCAGATGCTAGTGTTTGAAAACCCCAAGTGGAATGAGGGGGTCCACCACAGGGTAACAGCCACAAAGCTGATGAAGGCAGGCAAGAGACTCCACCAGCCAGCCCTGGAGACGATCAGGGTTGAGGAGAAATTTACCCAGTATATTACTGGGattggttttgaatggctgcTGGAGATCGAGGATACCTTCGTGCCCGAAGACCTGGCCAAGGAATTCTTTACCTCCTTCCGAAAGTACAAAGTTGGAGGCCAAGCAGAG GTGCTTGAACGATTGAGCGACGGGAAACTTCACTTCATCTCGAAGGCTCGGAAGGAGAAGCGGGCAGAGCAACAAGAGACCAGGAGAGAAGAGCTGGAGGAGGCCAGACATGAGAAACGGAGGAAGCCGACGGATCGACCGGCAAGTCCCGACAGGCAGCTAAGGCAGAGGTTGGAGCTATTGACCGTAGCAGAGCCAGAGGAGGCTGCACACGCTACCAATGAATGGAGGCTCCGCATGGAGCAAATGATGATGCAGCTAGTGGAGAATTCACAAGCACAACTGGTTGCTCAAGCCAAGGTTCTGCAGGCTGTTCGCCAACTGACCCTCGCTATGCAACCaacacctccctctacaagctctcctccacCTCGGAGCCCGACATCTTCCAGGCCACCTTCAGCATCCCCAAATCAACCTCACAGGAAACCCTAA